A window of the Lactobacillus amylovorus DSM 20531 genome harbors these coding sequences:
- a CDS encoding RNA 2'-phosphotransferase, which produces MQNRWDHRSNIFISKKMSHCLRHNPGKYGLKLDKYGFVDLQDFLDAMNRMHHFQPKLRSLQMLLLEFFVLVFVVLTYGGTVVLQNVNQALQ; this is translated from the coding sequence TTGCAAAACAGATGGGATCATCGCAGTAATATTTTCATCAGTAAAAAGATGTCCCATTGTTTACGACATAATCCAGGCAAATATGGTTTAAAGTTAGACAAATACGGCTTTGTCGATCTACAAGACTTCCTAGATGCAATGAATAGAATGCACCATTTTCAGCCGAAATTAAGAAGCCTACAGATGCTATTATTAGAATTCTTCGTGCTTGTGTTTGTGGTTCTGACTTATGGTGGTACCGTGGTATTGCAAAACGTGAATCAGGCACTACAGTAG
- the brnQ gene encoding branched-chain amino acid transport system II carrier protein → MKDLESQKLTWKQYLVVASLLFGLFFGAGNLIFPLHLGQLAGSNWGTATVGFLITGVLLPLLSVLAVAITRSEGVYDIGKPLGAGFAVVFMVLIHATIGPLFGTPRTATVSFTVGVAPFIPKNMQTPALLIFSALFFVAAFAFSYHENNILSNVGKVLNPLFLALLFLVFVVAFVNPLGNPQTAAVTGAYKHSALVNGFLEGYNTMDALAGLAFGVTVVTAVRGMGQKDAKSVSKVVAKSGVVAVAAIGLIYLLLILMGEMSLGKFNVSDNGGVAFNQIVNYYGGMFGQALLAFLLTITCLTTAVGLVAAFAQDFHKHFPKVSYHAWLALSCLASFLTANFGLDQIIAWSTPMLMFLYPLSMVLIILSVFSPLFKKDGVVYFFVILFTVVPALGDMVVAFPSVVSQSSFGLTVASWRNALPLANMELSWLVPALVGAVIGLAVHFVRGQKVAQVEDELE, encoded by the coding sequence ATGAAAGATCTCGAATCTCAAAAGTTGACCTGGAAGCAATATTTAGTCGTTGCTTCTCTATTATTTGGATTATTCTTTGGGGCAGGAAACCTAATTTTCCCACTTCATTTAGGCCAATTGGCTGGTTCCAACTGGGGTACAGCCACTGTTGGTTTTCTGATCACCGGTGTATTGTTGCCATTACTTTCTGTATTGGCAGTCGCAATCACTCGTTCAGAAGGTGTTTATGACATTGGTAAACCGCTTGGTGCAGGATTTGCCGTAGTCTTTATGGTATTGATCCACGCAACAATCGGACCATTGTTTGGTACACCAAGAACTGCAACTGTTTCATTTACAGTAGGTGTAGCACCATTCATCCCCAAGAATATGCAGACTCCAGCTTTATTAATATTCTCTGCCTTATTCTTTGTTGCCGCATTTGCCTTTTCATATCATGAAAACAACATCTTATCTAACGTTGGTAAAGTTTTAAACCCTTTATTCTTGGCCTTGCTTTTCTTAGTATTCGTTGTCGCATTTGTAAACCCATTAGGTAATCCACAAACTGCAGCTGTAACAGGAGCTTACAAGCACTCAGCTTTAGTTAATGGATTCTTAGAAGGTTACAACACAATGGATGCCTTGGCTGGTTTGGCCTTCGGCGTAACTGTAGTAACGGCTGTACGTGGAATGGGACAAAAAGACGCAAAAAGCGTATCAAAAGTTGTTGCTAAATCAGGGGTGGTAGCTGTAGCTGCCATCGGCTTAATCTACTTATTGCTCATCTTGATGGGTGAAATGTCACTTGGTAAGTTTAATGTTTCTGACAACGGTGGTGTTGCTTTTAACCAAATCGTTAACTACTATGGTGGTATGTTTGGTCAAGCGTTGCTTGCATTCTTGTTAACTATTACTTGCTTGACTACAGCTGTAGGTTTGGTTGCCGCATTTGCTCAAGATTTCCATAAGCATTTTCCAAAGGTAAGCTACCATGCATGGCTTGCACTTAGCTGCTTGGCATCATTCTTAACTGCTAACTTCGGTTTGGATCAAATCATCGCTTGGTCAACCCCAATGCTTATGTTCCTATATCCTTTATCAATGGTATTGATCATCCTTTCAGTTTTCTCACCATTATTTAAGAAAGATGGCGTTGTTTACTTCTTTGTAATCTTGTTCACTGTTGTTCCTGCATTAGGTGATATGGTAGTGGCTTTTCCAAGCGTAGTTAGCCAAAGTAGTTTTGGTTTGACAGTAGCTTCATGGAGAAACGCATTGCCACTTGCAAACATGGAATTGTCATGGCTTGTTCCAGCTTTGGTTGGTGCGGTAATCGGTTTGGCAGTTCACTTTGTAAGAGGACAAAAAGTTGCTCAAGTTGAAGACGAATTAGAATAA